The proteins below are encoded in one region of Telopea speciosissima isolate NSW1024214 ecotype Mountain lineage chromosome 10, Tspe_v1, whole genome shotgun sequence:
- the LOC122642038 gene encoding cytokinin riboside 5'-monophosphate phosphoribohydrolase LOG1-like isoform X1 — protein sequence MSGRMEGAEETSVVSEKICKFKRICVFCGSRAGYKSTFSDATLELGKQLVQRKINLIYGGGSVGLMGLISQAVFNGGCHVLGIIPRALMPHEISGVTIGEVKAVADMHERKSEMAKHADAFIALPGGYGTMEELLEMITWSQLGIHEKPVGLLNVDGYYNNLLALFDKGVEEGFIEDSARHIVVSADTAEELIKKMEEYTPLHDKVVPRKNWEVDQLDSATSGHPL from the exons ATGTCGG GAAGGATGGAGGGAGCTGAAGAGACATCTGTAGTAAGTGAGAAAATATGCAAATTCAAGAGGATTTGTGTCTTCTGTGGGAGTAGAGCTGGATATAAGTCTACCTTCAGTGATGCAACTCTTGAACTTGGCAAACAACTG GTTCAAAGGAAGATTAATTTGATTTATGGTGGAGGAAGTGTGGGTCTTATGGGTTTAATTTCTCAGGCTGTTTTTAATGGTGGTTGTCATGTTCTTGG AATTATTCCTAGAGCCCTTATGCCTCATGAG ATATCAGGAGTAACCATTGGAGAAGTGAAAGCAGTTGCTGACATGCATGAAAGGAAGTCAGAAATGGCTAAACATGCTGATGCTTTCATTGCTCTTCCTG GTGGTTATGGTACCATGGAAGAACTGTTGGAGATGATAACATGGTCTCAACTGGGAATTCATGAGAAACCA GTGGGCTTGTTGAATGTTGATGGATACTATAACAACTTACTTGCACTTTTTGACAAAGGAGTGGAGGAAGGTTTCATAGAAGACTCAGCAAGACATATTGTAGTCTCAGCAGATACAGCAGAAGAGCTGATCAAGAAAATGGAA GAGTATACACCACTTCATGACAAGGTTGTACCCAGAAAAAACTGGGAAGTAGACCAATTAGACTCTGCTACAAGTGGGCATCCTTTataa
- the LOC122642038 gene encoding cytokinin riboside 5'-monophosphate phosphoribohydrolase LOG1-like isoform X2, which translates to MEGAEETSVVSEKICKFKRICVFCGSRAGYKSTFSDATLELGKQLVQRKINLIYGGGSVGLMGLISQAVFNGGCHVLGIIPRALMPHEISGVTIGEVKAVADMHERKSEMAKHADAFIALPGGYGTMEELLEMITWSQLGIHEKPVGLLNVDGYYNNLLALFDKGVEEGFIEDSARHIVVSADTAEELIKKMEEYTPLHDKVVPRKNWEVDQLDSATSGHPL; encoded by the exons ATGGAGGGAGCTGAAGAGACATCTGTAGTAAGTGAGAAAATATGCAAATTCAAGAGGATTTGTGTCTTCTGTGGGAGTAGAGCTGGATATAAGTCTACCTTCAGTGATGCAACTCTTGAACTTGGCAAACAACTG GTTCAAAGGAAGATTAATTTGATTTATGGTGGAGGAAGTGTGGGTCTTATGGGTTTAATTTCTCAGGCTGTTTTTAATGGTGGTTGTCATGTTCTTGG AATTATTCCTAGAGCCCTTATGCCTCATGAG ATATCAGGAGTAACCATTGGAGAAGTGAAAGCAGTTGCTGACATGCATGAAAGGAAGTCAGAAATGGCTAAACATGCTGATGCTTTCATTGCTCTTCCTG GTGGTTATGGTACCATGGAAGAACTGTTGGAGATGATAACATGGTCTCAACTGGGAATTCATGAGAAACCA GTGGGCTTGTTGAATGTTGATGGATACTATAACAACTTACTTGCACTTTTTGACAAAGGAGTGGAGGAAGGTTTCATAGAAGACTCAGCAAGACATATTGTAGTCTCAGCAGATACAGCAGAAGAGCTGATCAAGAAAATGGAA GAGTATACACCACTTCATGACAAGGTTGTACCCAGAAAAAACTGGGAAGTAGACCAATTAGACTCTGCTACAAGTGGGCATCCTTTataa